The Geoalkalibacter sp. nucleotide sequence TGGGCAGCTTGGGTTCCATCGTCCATCTGATCCTTTGGCTGAATTCGGCATTTCATACATTCGGGGCAAAGCCCGAAAAATGCTGTCAAAAATGGAAACGGGGATTTTAGCAATCCCCGTTTCATCCGTCAACCATGTGATTTTTTGCTTACTTGAGGGCTTCCTTGATCTTGCGGATCTCATCCTTGATGAGGCTTTCCGCCAAATCGGGCACCACCTCCCAGGCGATCCGCTCGATAATGGTGCCGGCCAAACGGTCGACCACCTCCGCCGCGACCTTTTCGACCACCGCGGCCAGGGCTTCATCGCTCAACCGAGCCTCTGCGTTCGCGGACCCCGCGACGGGAGCGGCAACCACGGCCTCCCTCGCCGCGACCGACGGGGGCACTGAGAATTCAAAGACGGGCGCGGCGGAGGAAATGGCGGCAGCCTGCGGCGGCGCGCCGCGTGGCGCTTCAGCGGCGGCGAATTCCTCGGGTTCCTCTAACTCCTCGTCACCCTCATCGACGAGGATATCGGCATCGTCGAGAACCAGGATCTCCTCGTCGTCCTCGACGACCTCATCCGCCCCCACGCCGGGGGCGAGGTCGGTCGAAGCCGGAGCCGGTGCCGCCTCATCGTTCATATCTGCTTCCTCCAGGGTGAAATCACCCCAGAATTCCTCATCCTCCTCGGCCAGATCGTGCGCGGCGGGGGCCAGACTCTCGACAAGGCGCGAAGGTTCAGGGGTTTTCTCCCGCCACATGTCGGCCTGGGGCACTGCCGTGGCGGCCGGTCGCGCCAGACGCTCCGGCGCGAGCGCCAGCAGGCTGTTCACCCGATCGATGAGAGACTGGGATTCAAAAGGCTTGGCGATCCAGCCGTCGGCGCCGGCGCCGCGCGCCTTGTCTTCGTCGAAGGGCTCGAAGGTGCCCGTCAGCAGCAAGACCGGCACGCCGCGCATGGACGGCTCGTTCTTGACGGCCTCGCAAAGTTCGTAGCCATTGAGGCCGGGCATCAGGACATCGGCGAGAATCAGATCCGGACGGTCGGCGCGGGCCATGGCCAAGGCGCTGTCGCCGTTGTCGGCGATGGCCAGGGTGACATCTTCGTTGGCAAACGTGATGCCGATGACTTTCTGGATGGTGATGCTGTCATCGGCGAGCAGCAGTTTTTTGCTCATGCATGCCTCCTTGGGGCACCCTGGGCAGGATCCGCCCGGATCCCGACGGGTCGAGGGACAAAATCAAGCAGGTCATCTGGTTATTTCACGACACCCGGATGGCTTCGCGCATACGTCGTCCGCCCGAACTGATCGACAAAGGAACCGCCAGGGACCAGACATGCAAATCACTTGCCCAAGCCGGCCGGCCAGGGTCCCGCCGGATCGAAACAGGGGCGCACGCAACGGACGTCAAGACGGCGATTAAAAGTCAATAAGTAATTTCAAATAGTGAAACTAACACAGCCCATCTCCCAGTGTCAATTTAATTGACGGGGAAATTCAAGGGTTTAGAAGACTAGAGCCGCCATCTATAAAATTTTCCAAGGTTGTGGCAGAAACAGCCTCTGGTAGAGATTCATGGCGAAGCGATCCGTCATGCCCGCCAGAAAATCGGCAACGCAAACCTCCATCGAATCGGTCGGATTGCGCCGGCCGCCAAAGCGAATCAACGCCGCCTCATCCTGGCGGAAAAATCCGTAAAGCTCGCGCAGGATGCGCGAGGCCTTGTCGAATTCGGCAGCGACGCGGGGCTCCTGGTACACATGGCTGTAAAGCCAGTCGCGCAAGGCCAAAATGGCCTCTTCGACCGCCGGCGACTGACAGATGCGCGTCCCGCCGACAGCCAGGGAACAGCCGATCATATCTTTCACCATGGTGTCGATGCGCCTCCCATGGGTCGTGCCGAGGACTTCAAGGATCGCCGGCGGCACATCATCAAGGGCGATCACCCCGGCACGTTGCGCATCGTCAAGATCATGATTGACATAGGCGATCATATCGCAACGACGCACCAGATGGCCTTCGAGAGTGCCCGGCATGACTTCGGGGTCGTCGCTGTGGAGAGGACCGCCGCCCTTGGAGTGCTTGATGATGCCGTCACGCACCTCCCAGGTGAGATTGAGCCCCTCGCCGCCTTTTTCCAGGATGTCGACCACCCGCAGGCTCTGCCGAACGTGATGGAAGCCCTCGGGCATCAGTTCGTTGAGCACCCGCTCGCCGGCATGGCCGAAAGGGGTGTGACCTAGATCATGTCCCAGGGCGATGGCTTCCGTCAGATCTTCATTGAGCGCCAGCGCGCGCGCCACCGTGCGGGCGATCTGGGAAACTTCCAGCGTATGGGTGAGACGAGTTCGATAATGATCGCCTTCGGGGGCAAGAAAAACCTGCGTTTTATGTTTCAGGCGCCGAAACGATTTGGAGTGCAGAATCTTATCGCGATCATGCTGAAAAACCGTGCGGACCAAACACTCATCTTCCCGAACTTGGCGCCCTTTTGAACGAGCACTAAACGAGGCATAGGGGCCGAGATAAAGCGATTCGCGTTCTTCAAGAATTTTTCTGAGGTTCATCAGGTTCGATCCGTTTTTCTATCTGGAGAAATTTGTCGGTTGTTTTTCTCTTGATTTTAAAAAAAATTCTTGTATTACTTTTGTGCAATCATTTAAAAAATGATTCAAAAAAAGTCACTCTATCATTTGGAGGAAAAAATGCCCAGCCTTCTCGAAATGGCGGCAGAAATCGTCGCCGCCCACGCTTCCACCACCCCCATGTCCAAGGACGAATTGCTTTCGGAACTGGCTGAAATTTACAAAACGCTTGAGGCCATTGAAAAAGGTGAAACCGTCAGCGTTGAAACCGCGGAACCCGAAGCGGGCGCTCCTGCTATATCACGCAAGAAAGCATTCGGTCGTGACAAGGTCACCTGCATGATCTGCGGCAAAGAGATGAAAACTCTTTCGCGCCACCTCAAAACGGCACACGCCATGAAACCCACGGAGTATCGCAAACAGTTCGACATTCCCCGCACTCAACCCCTGGCCGCGCGCGCCTATTCGGAAAGTCGCCGCCAGATGGCCAAGGATCGCGGTCTGGGCGAAAACCTGGCCAAAGCGCGTGCGGCGCGCGGCAAAGGCAAGAAGCAGTAATCGAGCCGAAACCGGCATATCGGCAACAAAAAAAGCGTCCCAAGGGGGCGCTTTTTTTGTTGCCGACTTCTGCATGAGGAGTTTCAGAACAGGGAAAAGGCCAACTGCTTCAGCACCTCGCCCTGCTCGTTGCGAATCTCGACGCGCCAGTCGCCTCGATCCTCGGCGCCGATGGTTTTCGTCGACCAGGTTCGCCAGTTTGAGGAACGCACCGGCAAGGTCATGCGGGCCACCTCGGCGTCCCCATGAAACCAGACATGAACCAGCGCCGTTTCCTCGGTCGCCCCCAGAACGCGGGTGAAACAATGCAATTGCTCCACGGCGACGGAATAACTTTCCACCGCATCGGCGGGAACCCGATCGATGATATCCGTCGCGATCACCGCTTCGGCAATTTCGAGACGCTGCGCAAAGACCGCGCCCGCCACCAACACCAGCCCCAAGGCCAGCCACAACCCTTTCTTGAACATGCCCCTGCTCCTCGTCATGAAAATTCCCTTGGATCATTCCAGAACCACCACACCACTGTATAGCATAGAAATGCCCCCTCAGCCAGTTACGCCGGACAAGGATCATCCGCACAAAAATTTCCCCTTGACCCTGGGCAAAAAAATAACTAAAGTTTAATAAACTTTTTCAAAAGAGGGTCCCGTGAAGCGTGTCCTGATCGCCTCCTGCCAAAACAACCTCATGAGCAACCTGGACATGATTCTCAAGCATTGGGGGTACCGACCCCTGAGTTCCTCGCACCGCGACGACATCTGTTGCCTGCTGGAAGCCACCGAGCCGCAGCTCGTCATATTCGACGCGCCCTGGCTTCGCGCCCATGCCGCGGATCTGGAACCCCTGGTGCCGCAACTGGAGCAGCGCGCCACGCGCCTCGCGGTGCTCGACGATTGCCGCGAGCCCCTGCCGCTGCTCTCTGCCGCGCTGCCCTACCGCAAAATCCCCTCGGACATTTTCTCGCTGTACGGCCTTACCCAGGCCGTCCTCCAGAATCACCCCCGGCGGCGCCTGCGCACCGGCGTGCACCTGCCGGGCATGTTTCGCCGCGACGGACGGCAATGGGATCTGACCCAGATCCTGACCCTGGGCACGGGCGGCATGTTCATCCGCTCGGGCTATCGCCTCAATCGCATGGAAAATCTGCGTCTCTGCGTCCCCCTGCTCGGCATGAAGGAGGAACTCGAGGCCATCGGGCGCGTCGTCTACGAAGTCCAGCCGACCCCGGAGAACAACTACCTGCAGGGCTACGGCATTGAGTTCACGAGCCTCTCTCCGGAAAGTCGACAAGCCCTGAGCCGCTTCGTCGCCGGGTGCTTCGTGCGGGAGTTGGAAAGCCCCATGCATCGCAACGTTCCAGCCCGACCGGTTTTTTTCAATGCGCACCACCAGGAATACAGCCTGGAGAGCATCGCCGTCTAAGCAAATCACTTGGCACGATTCAGCTCCGACTCAACTGGGCAAGAAAGCTCTTGCCCATCCCCATCGGCACCCCGAACGCCTCCCCCAGGGTCGCGGCCACATCGGCAAAACTCTCGCGGCAGCCTAGCTCCGTTGCACTCACCAATGCCGGACTCCATACCAGCAAAGGTACGTATTCGCGGGTGTGGTCCGTACCCGGAGCGGTGGGATCACAGCCATGATCGGCCGTCACCACCAGCAAATCTGCCTCCCCCATCGCCTGCTGCATACGCGGCAGCCAACTGTCAAATTCTTCCAGGGCGCGGGCAAAGCCTGCCGGATCGCGGCGATGCCCGTAGAGCATGTCGAAATCGACCAGATTGGCAAACACCAGGCCGCGCCACACTTGGGCAAAACTCTCCAGAATAAGCTCCATCCCCTGGGCATTGTCGCGGCTCGGCAAGGAGCGGCTCAAACCGCGTCCGGCAAAAATGTCGCCGATCTTGCCCACGCCGATTACCGTGAGATCCCGGCCATGCAAATGATCAAGCAGGGTGGGGGCAAAAGGCGCCAGGGAAAAATCGTGGCGGCGCGCGGTGCGCCGAAAATTGCCGGGTCCCTCGCCGACGAAGGGCCGCGCGATGACGCGCCCGATCCGGTAAGGATCGAGAATGCGCCGCGCGATGCGACAGAGCTCATAAAGGCGTTCGACGGGAAGGATGTCCTCGTGGGCGGCCAGCTGAAACACCGAATCGACACTGGTGTAGAGAATGGGACGCCCGCTGCGCAGGTGCTCCACGCCCAGGCGGTCAAGAACCTCGATCCCGTCGGCGGCGATGTTGCCGAGGGGCGCGAGACCTGTTTCCCGCGTGAACGCCGCTATGATGTCCGGGGGAAAACCCTGGGGGAAGGTCGGCAGGGGTTCGGTTTGGACAAGCCCGGCCAGCTCCCAGTGCCCGGTCGTGGTGTCCTTGCCGGGTGAACGCTCGGCCATTTTCCCGAAACAGGCCTGCGGTCTGGAAACGGGCGTAAGGCCCGCTGCGGGATGCAGGTTTCCCAGACCCAGGCGTGTCAGATGAGGCAGCCGCGAACGAAACGCCGGTTGGTCCGCCAACAGGTGCCCGAGGGTGTCGGCGCCGTCGTCGCCATAGGCGGCGGCGTCGGGCAGCGCGCCGACTCCCAGGCCGTCGAGGGTGATGAGCACCACCCTGGTGATATTTGCCCTCAGCAAGGGTCGGCCGCCGCGCGCCATTGATCGAGAATCGCCACGCCGCTGCTGGTCCCGATGCGGCTTGCTCCGAGTTGCAGAAAGCGCCGACAGCTGTCCCAGTCGCGGATGCCGCCCGCGGCCTTGACGCCGGCGCGACCGCGGCTGACCTCAAGCAAAAGCGCGACATCCTCCAGGGTTGCCCCCCCAGGTCCGAAGCCCGTCGAGGTTTTGAGCCAGGCGGCCCCGGCCGAGAGCACCGCCTCGGCCAGCTTGCGTTTCTCGGCGGGAGTGAAATAGCAGCATTCCAGAATCACCTTGACCTTGGCGCCGGCGGCCGCGCGAACCACTCCGGCGACATCCGCGCCGATCTGGCTGAAGAGTCCCTCGCGTGCCGCGCCAAGACCGATGACCATGTCGATTTCCCCGGCACCTTGCCGCACCGCCAGGGCCGCCTCATGGGCCTTGACCTCGGGCAGCTGGTAGCCTAGGGGAAAACCGATGACCGTCGCCACGGCCACCTCCGATCCATAGACCAGGTCGGCCGCCTGGCGTACATGAACCGGCGGGACGCAGACCGCGGCAAACTGATGCTCCACCGCCTCTTCGCACAGGGTGCGAATTTCAGCGGCGGTGGCATCAGGCTTAAGCAGGGTGTGATCGATGAAAGATGCGGGGTTCATGGGCAAGGCTCAGCGTGCCGGGCGGGATCAGGTGCGATAATCGGCATTGATCTTGATGTAGTCGTAGTTCAGATCGGAGGTATAGTACACTCCTTGCTCCTCACCCAGATGAAGGTCGATCAGCACCTGGAATTCGGGCTTCTTCAGGACGGCCGTGGCCTGTTCCTCAAGATCCTTGCCGGTGCCGATGCCGTTGCGCACCACGGGCACCTCGTCAAAGAAAATGTCGATGCGCGCCGGATCGATCTCGACCCCGGCGTAACCAACGGCAGCGATGATCCGACCCCAGTTGGCATCCTCGCCGAAAAAGGCGGTCTTGACCAGATTGGAGGTCGCCACGCTACGTGCCACCTGCGTGGCCCCGACTGCGTCGGCGGCGCCCCGCACGCGGATTTCCACCACCTTGGTCGCGCCCTCGCCGTCCCGCACGATCATTTTGGCCAGATCGACGAGGATTTGTGTCAGCAGAGCCGCAAAGGTTTCGCCGTCGGCGGTGTTGGCCTCGATCTGCGGAGTGCCCGCCTGACCGTTGCTCAACACCAGCACCATGTCGTTGGTCGAGGTATCGCCGTCGACGCTGATGGCATTGAAGGAACAAGCCACCGCCCGACGCAGCGCCGCATCGAGAAACGCCTGTTCCACCAGGGCATCGGTCACCACATAGGCAAGCATGGTGGCCATGTTGGGATGAATCATGCCCGCGCCCTTAGCCAGCCCGAGAATCTGATACGACTTGCCGCCGGCCTGGGCCTGGCGGAAGGAGATTTTTGGAAAAGCATCCGTGGTGCGGATGGCCTCGGCGACCTGCAACGCGCCACCGGCATCGAGCTGCTGGGGGAGCAGGGGAATATGCTGCTCGAACTTGGCCATGGGCAGAGGCGCGCCGATCACGCCCGTCGACGCCACCGCCACTAGGTCTTCGGCGATGCCCAGCGCCTGAGCCGTGAGCTCGCCGCAGCGCAGGGCATCGCGCAGGCCCTGCTCGCCGGTGCAGGCGTTGGCGTTGCCGCTGTTGACCAGCACCGCCTGACAAAGTCCCTTGCGAACGCGCGGCATGCTCACCACCAAAGGCGCGGCCACCACCTTGTTGGTGGTGAACACGCCCGCGCAGCGCGCCGGCACCTCGGAATAGAGCAGGCCGAGATCCAGACGGCCGGATTTCTTGATGCCCGCGCTGCGGGCGGCGAACTTGAAGCCCCGGACACGGGGCAGACTCTGGCTCGTCATAGGCTCATAGCTCCAGGAGAGGAAATAAATAAAACGATGGCGAAGCCTCAGCCCCTGGGCAGCAGCACACCGAAAGTCGTGCCCTCGCCCTGGGTCGGCTCGAGAAAAATGCTGCCGCCCATGCGCCCGACGATGGCTTTGCAGATGGCCAGGCCGATTCCCACGCCGGTCGGCTTTTCCGTGTTGATATCCCCAAGCTGCGTGTACTCGTTGAAAATATCCTCTCCGGCCTCGGCGGGAACGGCAAGACCATCGTTGTGGATTTGCAGGTAAACGTGAGGCTTGCCGTCGTAGTCTCGATTTTCCAGACGAATCTGAATGCGACCGCCGTTGCGGTTGAACTTGACGGCGTTGTCGACCAGGGCGTTGATGAGAATCCCGGTTTTTTCGGGATCGCCGAACACATCGGCAAGATCCTCGGCGACATCGATCAAGGGCCGCAGATCCTTCTCGGCAATGTCGGCCCCACGCCGGGTCAGGGCTTCGCTCAGCAGACCCTCGATGGAAAAGGTGCGCCAATCCCAGCGCTCGCCGCCCGAATCGATGGAGAACAGACGCAGCATGCCGGAAATCAGTTTCTCCATGTGCAGGCTTTCGGCATGCACCTTGCCCAGATAATCGCGCAACTCGTCGCGATCGATATGGTCGAAGAAATTGATGATCAGGTCGACAAAGCCAAGAATCGAGGTGAGGGGCGTCTTGAGTTCATGAGAAAGGTTGCACACCAGTTGGGAGCGGGCTTTGTTGAATTTGACCAGATGACGGTTGGCCTCCTCCAACTCGCGGGCCTGCTGGCAGAGATTGGCCACTAGCTTGAAATTTTCGATGGCCAGGGCCACCTGGTGGGCAATCGTTGTGAGCAGGCTCTGGTCCTCGACGTTGAAGGTCATGCCGGTGCGCTTGTTGTTGACGTTGATGACGCCGAGAACCCGGTCCTTGATGCGAATGGGCACCGAGAGCAACGACTGGTTCTTGTAGCGCTCGGCGTCGCCCGCCGAATGAAAGCGCTGGTCGCGGGAGAGATCGGTGATGAGGACGGGCCGGCCGGTGGCCAGAACATGACCGGAAATACCCTCGCCCGGCGCCACCCGGGCGCGGGTCATGATATCCGAGGACAGCCCGCGCGCCGCGGCGATGGAGAGGTTGCCGGCGTCGTCGCGCAGCATGAGAGACACCATTTCCACGTCGGCGGAAAGAGTGATGGAATCAACGATCTTGTCGAAGAGAATCTGCAGATCGGCGCCGTTGCTGGCCGTTTCGCCGATTTGCTTGAGCAGGATCAGATCGGAGAGACGCCGCTGGGCTTCGCGCTGCGCGGCATTTTGCCGCACCGAGGCCCGGTGCGCCTCCAGGGCGCGACGCACCGAACCGGAGAGTTCCTCGTTGCTGACCGGTTTCACCAGATAATCGATGGCGCCCAGGCGCAGCACCTGGCGGG carries:
- a CDS encoding DUF2914 domain-containing protein, yielding MTRSRGMFKKGLWLALGLVLVAGAVFAQRLEIAEAVIATDIIDRVPADAVESYSVAVEQLHCFTRVLGATEETALVHVWFHGDAEVARMTLPVRSSNWRTWSTKTIGAEDRGDWRVEIRNEQGEVLKQLAFSLF
- a CDS encoding sensor histidine kinase; amino-acid sequence: MELSDRSEAAPGILLVDHTPVFRQSAREVLESNGYRVVVTDNGAEVPSLLAADDICAVLADLQLPVVGGADVLRMVKELRPELPVIITAAREDFAAARQVLRLGAIDYLVKPVSNEELSGSVRRALEAHRASVRQNAAQREAQRRLSDLILLKQIGETASNGADLQILFDKIVDSITLSADVEMVSLMLRDDAGNLSIAAARGLSSDIMTRARVAPGEGISGHVLATGRPVLITDLSRDQRFHSAGDAERYKNQSLLSVPIRIKDRVLGVINVNNKRTGMTFNVEDQSLLTTIAHQVALAIENFKLVANLCQQARELEEANRHLVKFNKARSQLVCNLSHELKTPLTSILGFVDLIINFFDHIDRDELRDYLGKVHAESLHMEKLISGMLRLFSIDSGGERWDWRTFSIEGLLSEALTRRGADIAEKDLRPLIDVAEDLADVFGDPEKTGILINALVDNAVKFNRNGGRIQIRLENRDYDGKPHVYLQIHNDGLAVPAEAGEDIFNEYTQLGDINTEKPTGVGIGLAICKAIVGRMGGSIFLEPTQGEGTTFGVLLPRG
- the deoC gene encoding deoxyribose-phosphate aldolase, producing the protein MNPASFIDHTLLKPDATAAEIRTLCEEAVEHQFAAVCVPPVHVRQAADLVYGSEVAVATVIGFPLGYQLPEVKAHEAALAVRQGAGEIDMVIGLGAAREGLFSQIGADVAGVVRAAAGAKVKVILECCYFTPAEKRKLAEAVLSAGAAWLKTSTGFGPGGATLEDVALLLEVSRGRAGVKAAGGIRDWDSCRRFLQLGASRIGTSSGVAILDQWRAAADPC
- a CDS encoding PilZ domain-containing protein; the encoded protein is MKRVLIASCQNNLMSNLDMILKHWGYRPLSSSHRDDICCLLEATEPQLVIFDAPWLRAHAADLEPLVPQLEQRATRLAVLDDCREPLPLLSAALPYRKIPSDIFSLYGLTQAVLQNHPRRRLRTGVHLPGMFRRDGRQWDLTQILTLGTGGMFIRSGYRLNRMENLRLCVPLLGMKEELEAIGRVVYEVQPTPENNYLQGYGIEFTSLSPESRQALSRFVAGCFVRELESPMHRNVPARPVFFNAHHQEYSLESIAV
- a CDS encoding MucR family transcriptional regulator, with protein sequence MAAEIVAAHASTTPMSKDELLSELAEIYKTLEAIEKGETVSVETAEPEAGAPAISRKKAFGRDKVTCMICGKEMKTLSRHLKTAHAMKPTEYRKQFDIPRTQPLAARAYSESRRQMAKDRGLGENLAKARAARGKGKKQ
- a CDS encoding phosphopentomutase — its product is MLRANITRVVLITLDGLGVGALPDAAAYGDDGADTLGHLLADQPAFRSRLPHLTRLGLGNLHPAAGLTPVSRPQACFGKMAERSPGKDTTTGHWELAGLVQTEPLPTFPQGFPPDIIAAFTRETGLAPLGNIAADGIEVLDRLGVEHLRSGRPILYTSVDSVFQLAAHEDILPVERLYELCRIARRILDPYRIGRVIARPFVGEGPGNFRRTARRHDFSLAPFAPTLLDHLHGRDLTVIGVGKIGDIFAGRGLSRSLPSRDNAQGMELILESFAQVWRGLVFANLVDFDMLYGHRRDPAGFARALEEFDSWLPRMQQAMGEADLLVVTADHGCDPTAPGTDHTREYVPLLVWSPALVSATELGCRESFADVAATLGEAFGVPMGMGKSFLAQLSRS
- the argJ gene encoding bifunctional glutamate N-acetyltransferase/amino-acid acetyltransferase ArgJ gives rise to the protein MTSQSLPRVRGFKFAARSAGIKKSGRLDLGLLYSEVPARCAGVFTTNKVVAAPLVVSMPRVRKGLCQAVLVNSGNANACTGEQGLRDALRCGELTAQALGIAEDLVAVASTGVIGAPLPMAKFEQHIPLLPQQLDAGGALQVAEAIRTTDAFPKISFRQAQAGGKSYQILGLAKGAGMIHPNMATMLAYVVTDALVEQAFLDAALRRAVACSFNAISVDGDTSTNDMVLVLSNGQAGTPQIEANTADGETFAALLTQILVDLAKMIVRDGEGATKVVEIRVRGAADAVGATQVARSVATSNLVKTAFFGEDANWGRIIAAVGYAGVEIDPARIDIFFDEVPVVRNGIGTGKDLEEQATAVLKKPEFQVLIDLHLGEEQGVYYTSDLNYDYIKINADYRT
- a CDS encoding response regulator, yielding MSKKLLLADDSITIQKVIGITFANEDVTLAIADNGDSALAMARADRPDLILADVLMPGLNGYELCEAVKNEPSMRGVPVLLLTGTFEPFDEDKARGAGADGWIAKPFESQSLIDRVNSLLALAPERLARPAATAVPQADMWREKTPEPSRLVESLAPAAHDLAEEDEEFWGDFTLEEADMNDEAAPAPASTDLAPGVGADEVVEDDEEILVLDDADILVDEGDEELEEPEEFAAAEAPRGAPPQAAAISSAAPVFEFSVPPSVAAREAVVAAPVAGSANAEARLSDEALAAVVEKVAAEVVDRLAGTIIERIAWEVVPDLAESLIKDEIRKIKEALK
- a CDS encoding deoxyguanosinetriphosphate triphosphohydrolase, translated to MNLRKILEERESLYLGPYASFSARSKGRQVREDECLVRTVFQHDRDKILHSKSFRRLKHKTQVFLAPEGDHYRTRLTHTLEVSQIARTVARALALNEDLTEAIALGHDLGHTPFGHAGERVLNELMPEGFHHVRQSLRVVDILEKGGEGLNLTWEVRDGIIKHSKGGGPLHSDDPEVMPGTLEGHLVRRCDMIAYVNHDLDDAQRAGVIALDDVPPAILEVLGTTHGRRIDTMVKDMIGCSLAVGGTRICQSPAVEEAILALRDWLYSHVYQEPRVAAEFDKASRILRELYGFFRQDEAALIRFGGRRNPTDSMEVCVADFLAGMTDRFAMNLYQRLFLPQPWKIL